In a genomic window of Magnolia sinica isolate HGM2019 chromosome 16, MsV1, whole genome shotgun sequence:
- the LOC131229109 gene encoding GDSL esterase/lipase At4g26790-like isoform X2, protein MAHSNTFLFLLFLQIPLSCIGIRDGPPTKVPAVIVFGDSSVDAGNNNHITTILKSNFEPYGRDFWDARPTGRFSNGRIAPDFISEAFGIKPAVPAYLDPTYSIKDFVDGVCFASAGTGYDNATSNVLNVIPLWQELVHFKEYQTKLRSYVGDQEATYILTEALYLISVGTNDFLENYYTVPGRRSQFTINGYQDFLVGIAESFVKAIYDLGGRKISLGGIPPMGCLPLERTMNFMHGSDCREDYNVVARDFNGKLQALVARLNQELLGIRLVYSDIYDTLLELVQMPYLIRECSGRMLRDRDVRDGLLV, encoded by the exons ATGGCACATTCCAACACCTTCCTATTCCTCCTTTTCCTCCAAATCCCACTTTCCTGCATCGGGATTCGTGACGGGCCTCCCACCAAGGTCCCGGCGGTCATCGTCTTCGGCGATTCATCGGTCGATGCCGGCAACAACAACCATATCACGACCATCCTCAAGAGCAATTTCGAGCCATATGGGCGCGATTTTTGGGACGCGCGTCCCACCGGGAGGTTTTCCAACGGTCGGATCGCCCCCGATTTCATATCGGAGGCGTTCGGAATCAAGCCGGCGGTGCCGGCCTACCTGGATCCTACTTACAGTATCAAGGACTTCGTCGACGGCGTGTGCTTCGCATCGGCGGGGACCGGCTACGACAATGCTACATCTAATGTCCTG AATGTGATACCTCTCTGGCAGGAATTGGTGCATTTCAAGGAATACCAAACGAAGTTGAGAAGCTATGTTGGAGATCAAGAGGCCACTTATATATTGACTGAGGCTCTCTATCTGATTAGTGTAGGAACCAATGATTTCCTAGAAAATTACTACACTGTTCCTGGCCGTCGATCACAATTCACGATCAACGGCTACCAGGACTTCTTGGTGGGGATCGCAGAGTCGTTCGTGAAGGCGATCTATGATCTGGGCGGTCGAAAGATATCATTGGGTGGGATCCCACCAATGGGGTGCTTGCCATTGGAGAGGACCATGAATTTCATGCACGGTAGTGATTGCAGGGAAGATTATAATGTGGTGGCCAGAGATTTCAATGGGAAATTACAGGCGTTGGTGGCTAGGCTGAATCAAGAGCTCTTGGGAATTCGATTGGTGTATTCAGACATTTATGATACACTGCTGGAACTCGTTCAGATGCCATACTT GATTCGAGAATGCAGCGGTCGGATGCTGCGCGACAGGGATGTTCGAGATGGGCTACTTGTGTGA
- the LOC131229109 gene encoding GDSL esterase/lipase At4g26790-like isoform X1 → MAHSNTFLFLLFLQIPLSCIGIRDGPPTKVPAVIVFGDSSVDAGNNNHITTILKSNFEPYGRDFWDARPTGRFSNGRIAPDFISEAFGIKPAVPAYLDPTYSIKDFVDGVCFASAGTGYDNATSNVLNVIPLWQELVHFKEYQTKLRSYVGDQEATYILTEALYLISVGTNDFLENYYTVPGRRSQFTINGYQDFLVGIAESFVKAIYDLGGRKISLGGIPPMGCLPLERTMNFMHGSDCREDYNVVARDFNGKLQALVARLNQELLGIRLVYSDIYDTLLELVQMPYLYGFENAAVGCCATGMFEMGYLCDKWNPFTCTDASKYVFWDSFHGTEKMNKIVADHIMATSLAQFV, encoded by the exons ATGGCACATTCCAACACCTTCCTATTCCTCCTTTTCCTCCAAATCCCACTTTCCTGCATCGGGATTCGTGACGGGCCTCCCACCAAGGTCCCGGCGGTCATCGTCTTCGGCGATTCATCGGTCGATGCCGGCAACAACAACCATATCACGACCATCCTCAAGAGCAATTTCGAGCCATATGGGCGCGATTTTTGGGACGCGCGTCCCACCGGGAGGTTTTCCAACGGTCGGATCGCCCCCGATTTCATATCGGAGGCGTTCGGAATCAAGCCGGCGGTGCCGGCCTACCTGGATCCTACTTACAGTATCAAGGACTTCGTCGACGGCGTGTGCTTCGCATCGGCGGGGACCGGCTACGACAATGCTACATCTAATGTCCTG AATGTGATACCTCTCTGGCAGGAATTGGTGCATTTCAAGGAATACCAAACGAAGTTGAGAAGCTATGTTGGAGATCAAGAGGCCACTTATATATTGACTGAGGCTCTCTATCTGATTAGTGTAGGAACCAATGATTTCCTAGAAAATTACTACACTGTTCCTGGCCGTCGATCACAATTCACGATCAACGGCTACCAGGACTTCTTGGTGGGGATCGCAGAGTCGTTCGTGAAGGCGATCTATGATCTGGGCGGTCGAAAGATATCATTGGGTGGGATCCCACCAATGGGGTGCTTGCCATTGGAGAGGACCATGAATTTCATGCACGGTAGTGATTGCAGGGAAGATTATAATGTGGTGGCCAGAGATTTCAATGGGAAATTACAGGCGTTGGTGGCTAGGCTGAATCAAGAGCTCTTGGGAATTCGATTGGTGTATTCAGACATTTATGATACACTGCTGGAACTCGTTCAGATGCCATACTTGTACG GATTCGAGAATGCAGCGGTCGGATGCTGCGCGACAGGGATGTTCGAGATGGGCTACTTGTGTGATAAGTGGAACCCGTTCACCTGTACAGATGCGAGCAAATACGTATTTTGGGATTCCTTCCATGGGACAGAAAAGATGAATAAAATCGTGGCTGATCATATCATGGCCACCAGCTTAGCCCAGTTTGTATGA